Below is a window of Candidatus Hydrogenedentota bacterium DNA.
GGAAAGCCTGAGTCGTTCCGAGTCACGGCGCGTAACCTATGCCCTGCTCTTTGTCAGCGATCGGCCCGTCAGTGCAGCCCGGTTGGCCGAGGCGGTGGGCGATATGGATACGGATGTGATGACGCTGCTTTTGGAAGAGTTGAAGGCAGAACTGAACGCGCGCGAAGAATTGCCCTATGAATTGCAGGAAATCGCCGGCGGGTATCAACTGTCAACCAAAGCCCTTTTCGCGCCCTATATCCGAAAGTTTTTGCAAGTGAAGAAAAGCGGCCGCTTGAGCAAAGCGCTGTTGGAGACTCTTGCAGTCATCGACTACAAACAACCGGTGACCCGTGCGGAAGTAGAGGCAATTCGCGGCGTCAGCGTATCCTATGCCTTCGATCAATTGCAGGAAAAGCGGCTGATTAAAATCAGCGGTATCGCAGAATTGCCGGGGCGTCCGAAACTCTACCGTACCACCGAAGAATTTTTGCTCACCTTCGGGTTGAAAAGTGTCAATGAGCTTCCCGCTCTCGATGAGCTGCGCAGCTTGGATTGATGATGACGAAAATTAGACTACAAAAACATCTCGCTGAATGCGGGATTGCATCACGACGAAAATGCGAATTGCTGATTGAAGCGGGAAAAGTGCGTGTCAATGATACCGTCGCATTGGTGGGGCAACAGATCACGCCGGGAGTCGATCGGGTAGAAGTCAACGGCAAAGCCGTTGTTTACGACGAAAAAATATATTTGATATTGAATAAGCCCGCCCACGTGATCACGACTGCGAAAGATACACACGGTCGAAAAACGGTCATGCAGTTTCTGCTAGGTATTGATACCCGTGTCTTTCCTGTGGGACGGTTGGACGCTGATGTGGAAGGCGCCTTATTATTCACCAACGATGGTGATCTCGCTTTCCGATTATTGCATCCAAGCTTTAAGATCAACAAAGTCTATATGGCTTGGGTCAGAGGACATGTGAAGGCGGAAACCCTCCAACACTTTAAACAAGGTATCCGTCTTGAAGAAGGGATGACTGCCCCTGCCGAAGCGGATGTACTCAAAAAAGGAACGAACAGCACACTGCTGCGCCTTGTACTCTATGAGGGTAAAAAGAGGGAAGTGAAACGCATGTGTGCCGCCGTAGGGCATCCCATTAAGAAACTGCATCGTGTTTCTTTTGCCGATATCCAATTGAAAGGCTTGCGCCCCGGTGAATGGCGCAGACTCAGCACAACAGAAGTGCAGCAATTATTTCAAAGTGTAGGGCTGCAAAGCAGTGACGCCTAGCATCCGACCGCGACAGGACAGCCTGCAATACAAGGAGGTCGTCTCATGCAGCATTTTGATAGAGACTATGCCGAAAAGCTGAGGCAACGGCTGAAAGCGATCCAGAGCGATCAACGCCCGCAATGGGGCGACTTACAGCCGGCAGCCCTTATCGGTCATCTTACGTGGATGCTGAAACATGCCATGGGCAAATCGACCAAAGTACCGGATTACAGCACGTGGTTTACACGTTCCTTGATGAAACCACTGCTCTTAAAGGGCATCATCCCAATTCCTAAAAACCAAGCCTTGCCGGCAAGCCTCGAAAAACAAGGGATACGTACGATTGAGCCCGGCGATTTGGAAAGTTTTCAAGCATTAATGGAAGAATATCTCCGACGAATTCAGGATGATGAATTAACGCCTGCGCCTCACCCTTATTTAGGGGAAATGACCATTGACGAGTGGGACCGTTTTCACATACTTCATTTTGAACATCATCTGCGTCAATTCAAGGTCTGAACGCGTAGCAGTAATAAGGGATAACGCGACAGTGCCGCGCCCGCCCGTCTTTTTTGCATTGTGAACGGATGTCGTCGTACAGTATAGGCAGGATCAACAACTATATAAAAGATGAAGGAGCCCGTCTCGGCTTCGGGAGAGCAACACACATGAATTTGTCAAATTTCTATTTCCTAAATGTGACGTTACGGTATTACCTGCCTACTGCCGCCATCGCCTTGCTCATACTGTATTATCTGCTTCGGCGTGAGTCGGTGCAGCAGTTCTTGGGAAGCTGCAGACAGCGTGCCGCTTATTGGATACTCACGGGTATACTGGCGGTAGTCGGTTTATTTTCCGTTTTTAACTATGTCGCCACCGACTACTACCGATTTGACAGTTATCTGAACGCCTACGAGTTTTATCATTATTATATTGGAACCAAATATGCACGGGAGGTAGGCTATACGGAGATGTACGCAGCCTCCTTGGTTGCCGACTCTGAAACAGGAATGAAGTGGAAGGACAAGACAGGAACCCTGCGCGATCTCAGCACCGGTCAACGGGTCAATCATAAACAGATCTTGGACAATGCCGCCTTCTACAAAGATAAATTCAGCCCGGAGCGGTGGGAAGAATTTAAAAAGGATATTGTGTGGTTTAAAGACAGGCTCGTGCAGCATCGATGGAATGGAATTCTCCGCGACAAAGGTTACAACGGCACCCCCGTATGGACCATGTTGGTTGGCTCCTTCCTGAGCAATCGCATTTCCACCGATTCGGAATGGGGCATGCTGTTTTTATCGCTTCTCGATCCGCTGCTCATCCTGATCACCTTCCTCATCGTGCTGTGGGCATTTGGCCCGCGTACTGCCCTGCTGATGATAGTGTTGCTGGGTACCAATTACATGATGAAATGGTGGCATATGAAGGGCGCCTATCTTCGCACCGACTGGGCCATGTGCTTGGTCATGTCCGCCGCACTGATACGGAAGAACA
It encodes the following:
- the scpB gene encoding SMC-Scp complex subunit ScpB, translated to MFDTDEFQEPMESLSRSESRRVTYALLFVSDRPVSAARLAEAVGDMDTDVMTLLLEELKAELNAREELPYELQEIAGGYQLSTKALFAPYIRKFLQVKKSGRLSKALLETLAVIDYKQPVTRAEVEAIRGVSVSYAFDQLQEKRLIKISGIAELPGRPKLYRTTEEFLLTFGLKSVNELPALDELRSLD
- a CDS encoding rRNA pseudouridine synthase; the encoded protein is MTKIRLQKHLAECGIASRRKCELLIEAGKVRVNDTVALVGQQITPGVDRVEVNGKAVVYDEKIYLILNKPAHVITTAKDTHGRKTVMQFLLGIDTRVFPVGRLDADVEGALLFTNDGDLAFRLLHPSFKINKVYMAWVRGHVKAETLQHFKQGIRLEEGMTAPAEADVLKKGTNSTLLRLVLYEGKKREVKRMCAAVGHPIKKLHRVSFADIQLKGLRPGEWRRLSTTEVQQLFQSVGLQSSDA
- a CDS encoding DUF1569 domain-containing protein, whose product is MQHFDRDYAEKLRQRLKAIQSDQRPQWGDLQPAALIGHLTWMLKHAMGKSTKVPDYSTWFTRSLMKPLLLKGIIPIPKNQALPASLEKQGIRTIEPGDLESFQALMEEYLRRIQDDELTPAPHPYLGEMTIDEWDRFHILHFEHHLRQFKV